In a genomic window of Halobiforma lacisalsi AJ5:
- a CDS encoding helix-turn-helix domain-containing protein, which translates to MGFIADVRLGHDELPLVPTMKRQPDVTLRREYESATDGSRVLFVSAFGDGYASLEETLADDPTVSEPTCVATFGHRAIYRLAVETGLAILPDWCAEHGLYVFTVTSDRTGWVARVHLPDRDALAAIRRRYRERGVSFRVDRLHDSSAADDGTYFLTDHQRDLLLMAYEAGYFDIPRRVTQDELAERLEVSDSAVSQQLRRAISTLIAATLENGRPVDDPV; encoded by the coding sequence ATGGGATTCATCGCAGACGTTCGTCTCGGGCACGACGAGCTGCCGCTGGTGCCGACCATGAAGCGACAGCCGGACGTGACGCTGAGACGCGAGTACGAGAGCGCAACGGACGGAAGCCGGGTGCTGTTCGTCTCCGCCTTCGGCGACGGGTACGCGAGCCTCGAGGAGACGCTGGCCGACGACCCCACCGTCTCGGAGCCGACGTGCGTCGCGACGTTCGGACACCGGGCGATCTACCGGCTCGCGGTCGAGACGGGCCTGGCGATCCTGCCCGACTGGTGTGCCGAACACGGGCTGTACGTCTTTACGGTTACGAGCGACAGAACCGGGTGGGTCGCCCGGGTTCACCTTCCGGACCGCGACGCGCTGGCCGCGATCAGACGGCGATATCGGGAGCGCGGCGTCTCGTTTCGCGTGGACAGGCTGCACGACTCGTCCGCCGCCGACGACGGAACCTACTTTCTCACCGATCACCAGCGCGACCTCCTCCTGATGGCGTACGAGGCCGGCTACTTCGACATCCCGCGGCGGGTCACCCAGGACGAACTCGCCGAACGCCTCGAGGTCAGCGACTCGGCGGTGTCCCAGCAACTCCGGCGCGCGATCTCGACGCTGATCGCCGCCACGCTCGAGAACGGTCGGCCGGTCGACGATCCGGTCTGA
- a CDS encoding alkaline phosphatase family protein, protein MSRTHRRDETVSTTTTGNTAPNGSSGLETLVVGIDAGCLPVFERLFEAGCVPTIERLCSEGATAPLESQIPPWTPSAWPSIYTGVNPGKHGAIGFVGYDGYDWHVTSNDDVREHPLWTLLDRHDRSSVVVNAPVTHPPDEFDGAVIPGFLGPEDPPCHPDGLLDDVRAAIGDYRVYPCYSRDDSLSDAEKLDEYENLIRMRGEAFRYLVGEFDPDFGFVQFQKTDTVFHEFDGDEDAVRRVYGATDDQIAEILDACDPDRVFLVSDHGMGPYDGYEFRINEFLRDEGFLETTTDGKGMPSWTPMRRRLREGEECDTWEPGAAARAASVAARFGVTASRIRSALERVGLAEFAIEHAPSGISRTANEQVDFTESTAYVRARTELGVRINLEGRDPQGTVPPEEYERVRDELVRTLRSVETPEGEPFFETVAPREQYFHGDRLEETVDVVTIPAGFEHALTEQLGGDGDGYFGPAEPWNHKLEGVFVATGAGIDEDAAIDRAHVFDVAPTVMAAMGVPPSDRMDGGVVPVVDPVEPVAYPAYDATEDDRERAGPGEDVTERLADLGYVD, encoded by the coding sequence ATGAGTCGGACACATCGCCGAGACGAGACCGTATCGACTACGACTACTGGAAACACCGCGCCGAACGGATCGAGCGGCCTGGAGACGCTGGTCGTCGGCATCGACGCGGGCTGTCTCCCCGTCTTCGAGCGGCTGTTCGAGGCCGGTTGCGTGCCGACCATCGAACGGCTCTGTTCGGAGGGGGCGACGGCGCCGCTCGAGTCGCAGATCCCCCCGTGGACGCCCAGCGCCTGGCCGTCGATCTACACCGGCGTCAACCCGGGGAAACACGGTGCGATCGGCTTCGTCGGCTACGACGGCTACGATTGGCACGTAACGAGCAACGACGACGTCCGCGAGCACCCACTGTGGACGCTGCTCGATCGCCACGACCGCTCGAGCGTCGTCGTCAACGCCCCGGTCACGCACCCGCCCGACGAGTTCGACGGCGCGGTGATTCCGGGGTTTCTCGGGCCGGAGGATCCGCCCTGCCACCCCGACGGACTGCTGGACGACGTGCGCGCGGCGATCGGCGACTACCGCGTCTACCCGTGCTACTCGCGGGACGATTCGCTGTCGGACGCCGAGAAGCTCGACGAGTACGAGAACCTGATCCGGATGCGAGGCGAAGCGTTTCGGTACCTCGTCGGCGAGTTCGACCCCGACTTCGGCTTCGTCCAGTTCCAGAAGACGGACACCGTCTTCCACGAGTTCGATGGCGACGAGGACGCGGTCCGACGCGTCTACGGAGCGACCGACGACCAGATCGCCGAAATACTGGACGCGTGCGACCCCGATCGGGTGTTCCTGGTCAGCGACCACGGGATGGGGCCCTACGACGGCTACGAGTTCCGGATCAACGAGTTCCTCCGCGACGAGGGGTTCCTCGAGACGACGACCGACGGGAAGGGGATGCCCTCGTGGACGCCGATGCGCAGACGGCTCCGCGAAGGCGAGGAGTGTGACACCTGGGAGCCCGGCGCTGCGGCGCGGGCCGCTTCGGTCGCCGCCCGGTTCGGCGTCACCGCCAGCCGGATCAGGAGCGCCCTCGAGCGGGTCGGCCTCGCCGAGTTCGCGATCGAACACGCGCCGTCGGGAATCTCCCGGACGGCGAACGAACAGGTCGATTTCACCGAATCGACGGCGTACGTCCGGGCACGGACCGAACTCGGCGTCCGGATCAACCTCGAGGGGCGGGACCCGCAGGGGACCGTTCCGCCCGAGGAGTACGAACGGGTCCGGGACGAACTCGTTCGGACGCTTCGGTCCGTCGAAACCCCCGAGGGGGAACCGTTCTTCGAGACGGTTGCGCCCCGCGAACAGTACTTCCACGGGGATCGGCTCGAGGAAACCGTCGACGTCGTCACGATCCCGGCGGGCTTCGAGCACGCGCTCACCGAGCAACTCGGCGGCGACGGTGACGGCTACTTCGGTCCGGCCGAGCCCTGGAACCACAAACTCGAGGGGGTCTTCGTGGCGACGGGTGCCGGGATCGACGAGGACGCCGCGATCGACCGCGCCCACGTGTTCGACGTCGCGCCGACCGTCATGGCGGCCATGGGGGTGCCCCCAAGCGACCGGATGGACGGCGGCGTCGTGCCCGTCGTCGATCCGGTCGAGCCCGTCGCCTACCCCGCCTACGACGCGACGGAAGACGATCGGGAGCGAGCCGGTCCGGGCGAGGACGTGACGGAGCGACTGGCCGACCTCGGATACGTCGACTGA
- the glmM gene encoding phosphoglucosamine mutase, which yields MFGTSGIRGTVGEDVTADLALDVGRALASDGYEQVVVGRDVRESGIVMFDALTAGLRECGADVLEVGVASTPTVARAVPRTGADAGVVVTASHNPPTDNGIKLWSADGKAFDPDQRESIATRIEREAYDLQPWDGHGSSAPLTDAVDRHAAALIESVTIDDPPSVVVDVGNGTGEITARVLDELGCDVVTLNGQQDGSFPGRPSEPTRETLATLSSCVAVTDAQLGIAHDGDADRMHAVDGTGTFVPKDVLFALFAREAAENGDGDVVAAPVGTSVTVDDEVAAAGGSVSRTPVGDVHVAERAARSDAVFGGEPSGAWIWPEETPCPDGPLAACKLVELVAERGPLSELVADVDSYPIRRRSVEVADKEAVMERVRERVRDRYEDEDQRAEIDTRDGVYVDLENGWLLLRASGTEPVVRLTVEARTERQVERLEGDAVGILQRAIERFPSERRGESRSGAGLTDR from the coding sequence ATGTTCGGAACGAGCGGTATCAGAGGAACCGTCGGCGAGGACGTAACCGCCGATCTCGCGCTCGACGTGGGTCGGGCCCTCGCCTCCGACGGCTACGAGCAGGTGGTCGTGGGACGGGACGTTCGCGAGAGCGGTATCGTCATGTTCGACGCCCTGACAGCCGGGCTCCGCGAGTGTGGGGCCGACGTGCTCGAGGTCGGCGTCGCGTCGACCCCGACGGTCGCGAGGGCCGTCCCGCGGACCGGCGCGGACGCGGGCGTCGTCGTGACGGCGTCGCACAACCCGCCGACCGACAACGGGATCAAACTCTGGTCCGCGGACGGCAAGGCGTTCGACCCCGACCAGCGGGAGTCGATCGCGACGCGAATCGAACGGGAAGCGTACGACCTGCAGCCCTGGGACGGACACGGCTCGAGTGCGCCGCTCACGGACGCGGTCGATCGGCACGCGGCGGCGCTGATCGAGTCCGTCACGATCGACGACCCGCCGAGCGTCGTCGTCGACGTCGGGAACGGGACGGGCGAAATCACCGCCCGCGTCCTCGACGAACTCGGCTGCGACGTCGTGACGTTGAACGGCCAGCAGGACGGGTCGTTCCCCGGGCGACCGAGCGAACCGACGCGCGAGACGCTGGCCACGCTGTCGTCGTGTGTCGCCGTAACCGACGCGCAACTCGGGATCGCACACGACGGCGACGCGGACCGTATGCACGCCGTCGACGGGACCGGCACCTTCGTCCCGAAGGACGTGCTCTTCGCGCTGTTCGCGCGGGAAGCCGCGGAAAACGGCGACGGCGACGTCGTCGCCGCACCGGTCGGCACGAGCGTGACGGTCGACGACGAGGTGGCGGCCGCAGGGGGAAGCGTGAGTCGAACACCGGTCGGCGACGTCCACGTCGCCGAGCGTGCGGCCCGTTCGGACGCCGTCTTCGGGGGCGAACCGAGCGGGGCGTGGATCTGGCCCGAGGAGACTCCCTGTCCCGACGGGCCGCTGGCCGCCTGCAAGCTCGTCGAACTCGTCGCGGAGCGGGGGCCGCTCTCCGAGCTCGTCGCGGACGTCGACAGCTACCCCATCCGCCGGCGATCCGTCGAGGTCGCCGACAAGGAGGCCGTGATGGAGCGGGTCCGCGAACGCGTCCGTGACCGGTACGAGGACGAGGATCAGAGGGCGGAGATCGATACGCGCGACGGCGTCTACGTCGACCTCGAGAACGGCTGGCTACTCCTCCGGGCGAGCGGAACCGAACCGGTCGTCAGGCTCACCGTCGAGGCCCGAACCGAGCGACAGGTCGAACGACTGGAGGGGGACGCGGTCGGCATCCTCCAGCGCGCGATCGAACGGTTCCCGTCCGAGAGGCGGGGCGAGAGCCGCTCAGGCGCGGGTTTAACGGACCGATAA
- a CDS encoding polysaccharide deacetylase family protein has product MTDRTRRSFVTAVVSAGALGSAGCLSNVSGRDGSNGSRPAESSPNAVEDANGDVDGDGNETAAERPDLPGERIASFEPLDDWVSMIDAGTLEAATDDPYAGTQSARLRADDAEYAAVYTTNPHGIDLRESNLSLAVKAAEREQLQLTLELLAPDHRNAVALRRTLIGPTDRWVRVDFGTGRVEGEPSLADVREIRLSVRPRGDSTGPVDCRVDDLRAVDRPETGKVLLLFDGTLESHHSVALERLSEHGFAGVEAIIPEAVGETRSGRLTREQLDDLADAGWDLAARPRTGARSLADYAPDEQAELIRRTKAYLETNGFEDGADYFVAPRNVVGPNTMDLVEDHHEGAFRFGGAPNALPVTDPHNLGFFSGAEGDVTKEYVDRAAEFGQLAVLHFEHVGDDGLSERAFADLLEHVDRADVDVVTATELLDHDRN; this is encoded by the coding sequence ATGACGGACAGAACCCGACGATCGTTCGTGACCGCGGTCGTCTCGGCCGGTGCGCTCGGCAGCGCCGGGTGCCTCTCGAACGTTTCGGGCCGGGACGGCAGCAACGGATCGAGGCCGGCGGAATCGTCCCCGAACGCGGTGGAGGACGCCAACGGCGACGTCGACGGCGACGGCAACGAAACCGCCGCGGAGCGGCCCGACCTGCCCGGCGAGCGGATCGCTTCCTTCGAACCGCTCGACGACTGGGTGTCGATGATCGACGCCGGGACGCTCGAGGCCGCGACAGACGACCCGTACGCGGGGACGCAGTCGGCCCGGCTACGGGCCGACGACGCCGAGTACGCGGCCGTCTACACGACGAACCCGCACGGGATCGACCTCCGGGAGTCGAACCTCTCACTTGCGGTCAAGGCCGCCGAACGCGAACAGTTGCAGCTCACGCTCGAGTTGCTGGCCCCCGACCACCGGAACGCGGTGGCGTTGCGCCGGACGCTGATCGGCCCGACCGACAGGTGGGTGCGCGTCGACTTCGGTACCGGACGGGTCGAGGGAGAGCCGTCGCTCGCCGACGTCCGGGAGATTCGCCTGAGCGTCCGGCCCCGGGGCGATTCGACCGGCCCCGTCGACTGTCGGGTCGACGACCTCCGGGCGGTCGACCGGCCGGAGACGGGGAAGGTCCTGTTGCTGTTCGACGGGACCCTCGAGAGCCACCACTCGGTCGCGCTCGAGCGCCTGTCGGAGCACGGCTTCGCGGGCGTCGAAGCGATCATTCCCGAAGCCGTCGGCGAGACCCGGTCCGGCAGGCTCACCCGGGAGCAACTGGACGATCTGGCCGACGCCGGCTGGGACCTGGCGGCGCGACCGCGAACCGGGGCTCGATCGCTCGCCGACTACGCGCCCGACGAGCAGGCCGAACTGATCCGGCGGACGAAGGCCTACCTCGAGACGAACGGGTTCGAGGACGGCGCCGACTACTTCGTCGCGCCGCGGAACGTGGTCGGCCCGAACACGATGGATCTCGTGGAGGACCACCACGAGGGGGCGTTCCGCTTCGGCGGCGCGCCGAACGCCCTGCCGGTGACGGACCCGCACAACCTCGGGTTCTTCTCCGGCGCCGAGGGGGACGTGACGAAGGAGTACGTGGATCGCGCGGCCGAGTTCGGCCAGCTCGCGGTCCTTCACTTCGAACACGTCGGCGACGACGGCCTCTCCGAGCGGGCGTTCGCGGACCTGCTCGAGCACGTCGATCGGGCGGACGTCGACGTCGTCACCGCGACGGAACTCCTGGACCATGATCGGAACTGA
- a CDS encoding glycosyltransferase family 2 protein has translation MYHDATVGVVLPAYDEEGFVGDVIRDMPDYVDRIYAIDDQSTDGTWTEILEAARADAGDGRPARGSSDPDPDRLVADGGTAALESRAFVHERIGRVVPIQHRENRGAGGAIKTGYLAARADGIDATVTVDADGQMDLSRMPRLLDPIVEGEADYAKGNRLLSAEYRAAMPRFRFVGNAMLSFLTKVAAGYWKTMDPQNGYTAISRGALEAIDVEGLYEYYGYCNDLLVKLNVRGMRVADVAMPAVYGEEESSIRYSEYVPKVSTMLLRNFLWRLKTKYLVLDFHPLALFYLVGAGMAGAGVLALGLALLSALAVVAVPVAGVGGLLLLVAGVAFLLFAMVFDMGQSEHLETQVR, from the coding sequence ATGTACCACGACGCGACCGTCGGCGTCGTGTTACCTGCCTACGACGAGGAGGGGTTCGTCGGGGACGTGATTCGCGACATGCCCGACTACGTCGATCGGATCTACGCGATCGACGACCAGTCGACCGACGGCACCTGGACGGAGATCTTAGAGGCCGCGCGAGCGGACGCCGGCGACGGGCGTCCCGCCCGCGGAAGCTCCGACCCTGATCCGGACCGTCTCGTGGCCGACGGCGGCACCGCCGCCCTCGAGTCCCGTGCCTTCGTTCACGAGCGGATCGGACGGGTCGTCCCGATCCAGCACCGGGAGAACCGCGGTGCCGGCGGCGCGATCAAGACCGGCTATCTGGCCGCCCGAGCCGACGGGATAGATGCGACCGTGACGGTCGACGCGGACGGGCAGATGGACCTCTCGCGGATGCCGCGGCTGCTGGATCCGATCGTCGAGGGCGAGGCGGACTACGCGAAGGGGAACCGCCTCCTCTCGGCGGAGTACCGCGCGGCCATGCCCCGGTTTCGCTTCGTCGGGAACGCGATGCTGTCGTTCCTGACCAAGGTCGCCGCCGGCTACTGGAAGACGATGGACCCCCAGAACGGGTACACGGCCATCTCCCGCGGGGCGCTCGAGGCGATCGACGTCGAGGGCCTCTACGAGTACTACGGCTACTGCAACGACCTGCTGGTGAAACTGAACGTCCGCGGGATGCGCGTCGCGGACGTGGCGATGCCGGCCGTCTACGGCGAGGAGGAGTCGAGCATCCGCTACTCGGAGTACGTCCCGAAGGTGTCGACCATGCTGTTGCGGAACTTCCTGTGGCGGCTGAAAACGAAGTACCTCGTGCTCGACTTCCACCCCCTCGCGCTGTTCTACCTCGTCGGCGCGGGGATGGCCGGGGCCGGCGTCCTCGCGCTCGGCCTGGCCCTGCTGTCGGCGCTCGCGGTAGTCGCCGTGCCGGTGGCCGGAGTCGGCGGACTGTTGTTGCTCGTCGCCGGCGTCGCGTTCCTCCTGTTCGCGATGGTGTTCGACATGGGACAGAGCGAACACCTCGAGACGCAGGTGCGGTAG
- the glmU gene encoding bifunctional sugar-1-phosphate nucleotidylyltransferase/acetyltransferase — translation MQTVILAAGRGTRMRPLTETTPKPMLPVAGKPLVARTVEAAAAAGTDEIVLVVGYEGGAVREYFGERYAGTPIRYATQSERDGTAGAVAAASEHLEGPFAVINGDIVFDRESLADLYAAAPAVGSIRVDDPSNYGVFDVADGTVTDVVEKPSDPPGQLANAGAYAFPQEALEYLDVPRSERGEYELTDVLERVLAETAVGHVEFDRWLDVGRPWELLEANELALESIETDIRGDVASDAELEGPVVVEEGATVRSGVVVEGPALLRAGATVGPNAYVRGATVLGEDVSVGHGVEIKNSVVMSGTSVGHLSYVGDSVLGRNVNFGAGTNVANLRHDEEPVRMTVKGECVSTGRRKFGVVLGDGVKTGIDTSLNAGVTLSAGETTKPGAVVMQDR, via the coding sequence ATGCAAACCGTCATTCTCGCCGCGGGGCGAGGCACGCGAATGCGACCGCTCACGGAAACCACGCCGAAGCCGATGCTCCCGGTCGCCGGGAAGCCGCTGGTGGCCCGCACCGTCGAAGCCGCGGCCGCGGCCGGCACGGACGAGATCGTTCTCGTCGTCGGCTACGAAGGCGGCGCTGTCCGCGAGTATTTCGGAGAACGGTACGCGGGAACGCCGATCCGGTACGCGACGCAGTCCGAGCGGGACGGAACCGCCGGCGCAGTCGCGGCCGCGAGCGAGCACCTCGAGGGGCCGTTCGCCGTGATCAACGGAGATATCGTCTTCGACCGGGAGTCGCTCGCCGACCTCTACGCGGCCGCTCCGGCGGTCGGTTCGATCCGCGTCGACGACCCGTCGAACTACGGCGTGTTCGACGTTGCGGACGGGACCGTCACCGACGTCGTCGAGAAGCCGTCGGACCCGCCCGGTCAACTCGCGAACGCGGGTGCGTACGCCTTCCCCCAGGAGGCGCTCGAGTACCTGGACGTCCCCCGCAGCGAGCGCGGCGAGTACGAACTCACGGACGTCCTCGAGCGCGTTCTCGCGGAGACCGCCGTCGGCCACGTCGAGTTCGATCGGTGGCTCGACGTCGGCCGGCCGTGGGAACTGCTCGAGGCGAACGAACTCGCACTCGAGTCGATAGAGACCGATATCCGCGGCGACGTCGCGTCGGACGCCGAACTCGAGGGGCCCGTCGTCGTCGAGGAGGGCGCGACCGTCCGGTCGGGAGTCGTCGTCGAGGGACCGGCGCTGCTCCGGGCGGGGGCGACCGTCGGCCCGAACGCCTACGTCCGTGGGGCGACGGTCCTCGGCGAAGACGTCTCGGTCGGCCACGGCGTCGAGATCAAGAACAGCGTCGTGATGTCGGGAACGAGCGTCGGCCACCTCTCGTACGTCGGGGACAGCGTCCTCGGCCGGAACGTCAACTTCGGCGCGGGGACGAACGTCGCGAACCTGCGTCACGACGAGGAACCGGTCCGGATGACCGTCAAGGGCGAGTGTGTCTCGACCGGCCGGCGGAAGTTCGGCGTCGTGCTCGGCGACGGCGTCAAGACGGGGATCGACACGAGCCTGAACGCCGGTGTGACGCTCTCGGCGGGCGAGACCACGAAACCGGGTGCCGTCGTCATGCAGGATCGGTAA
- a CDS encoding right-handed parallel beta-helix repeat-containing protein has product MTEGSGMDDSEGGRSTGGNATNGAAHEAPARRGRSRRTFLRGVGVAGAATVGLATVGSDPAAAFHGEYDTVVDVVEAGADNTGGESITPVLEDHRADDTAFVFPEGRYYMDSQFRFTGFDNVGFFGQDATLVPADYHAFDGPQFRLFRLGVSYSPGRRLRFEGFDVDQTASDTGIRTIEATVSQHLEVRDVTIHGEHDSGTWGPGMFAVSDPDGSGVVERFRAPDGGLHADWTPNAGNMWRGPIGIEANTNVGHLEFRDCELGGFPDNGLYAVNDEGTIVVDGGRFVNSNGASVRLGGQGSEIRGATVAVDRTRSYDDSQRGIRLEHGDDLQVTDVDISITSPKPTSHAISVMNSCQSSRIEETSIEIRGDRVNHGIVVSPEAGETYIGGGGVVHEAGGGYPLWITDTDRRDRVLVELFDVSGEAGVTSAGFRDGIRCERDNCRFSHVTVDQPGRNGADRNGIVISGDETTVYKGTFHASQYPYIDQGDGNHLRNSETVSYEDGLEGVRLYPGIEGPEFRVNRIVNGIDDLGASNVLTWENTYE; this is encoded by the coding sequence ATGACGGAAGGAAGCGGCATGGATGATTCGGAGGGTGGACGATCTACAGGGGGGAACGCGACCAACGGTGCTGCTCACGAAGCGCCGGCCCGAAGGGGACGGTCCAGGCGAACGTTCCTGCGCGGCGTCGGTGTCGCGGGCGCCGCAACGGTCGGACTCGCGACGGTCGGGAGCGATCCGGCGGCCGCGTTCCACGGGGAGTACGATACCGTCGTCGACGTCGTCGAGGCCGGGGCCGACAATACCGGCGGGGAGTCGATCACGCCGGTCCTCGAGGACCACCGGGCCGACGACACGGCGTTCGTCTTCCCCGAGGGGCGGTACTACATGGACTCGCAGTTCCGGTTTACCGGGTTCGACAACGTCGGGTTCTTCGGGCAGGACGCGACGCTCGTTCCCGCGGACTACCACGCGTTCGACGGCCCGCAGTTCCGGCTGTTCCGTCTCGGCGTTTCCTACAGTCCGGGGCGCAGGCTCCGGTTCGAAGGGTTCGACGTCGATCAGACCGCGTCCGATACGGGGATCAGGACGATCGAAGCGACCGTCTCACAGCACCTCGAGGTCCGCGACGTCACGATCCACGGGGAACACGACAGCGGAACCTGGGGCCCCGGGATGTTCGCGGTCAGCGACCCCGACGGGAGCGGGGTCGTCGAGCGGTTCCGCGCGCCGGACGGCGGTCTCCACGCCGACTGGACGCCGAACGCGGGGAACATGTGGCGCGGTCCGATCGGCATCGAGGCGAACACCAACGTCGGCCACCTCGAGTTCAGGGACTGCGAACTCGGCGGCTTCCCCGACAACGGGCTGTACGCGGTCAACGACGAGGGGACGATCGTCGTCGACGGCGGTCGGTTCGTAAACAGCAACGGCGCGAGCGTCCGTCTCGGCGGCCAGGGGAGCGAGATCAGGGGCGCGACCGTGGCGGTCGATCGTACCCGATCGTACGACGACAGTCAGCGGGGCATCCGACTCGAGCACGGCGACGACCTGCAGGTGACGGACGTCGACATCTCGATCACCTCGCCGAAGCCGACGAGTCACGCGATTTCGGTGATGAACTCCTGTCAGTCCTCGCGGATCGAGGAGACCTCGATCGAGATCCGCGGCGACCGGGTGAACCACGGGATCGTCGTCTCGCCGGAGGCCGGCGAGACGTACATCGGGGGCGGCGGCGTCGTCCACGAGGCCGGCGGCGGCTACCCGCTCTGGATCACGGATACGGACAGGCGAGATCGGGTCCTCGTCGAACTCTTCGACGTCTCCGGCGAGGCCGGGGTCACCTCGGCCGGCTTCCGCGACGGGATCCGGTGTGAGCGGGACAACTGCCGGTTCAGCCACGTGACCGTCGATCAGCCGGGCCGCAACGGCGCCGATCGGAACGGGATCGTCATCTCGGGCGACGAAACGACGGTGTACAAGGGAACCTTTCACGCGAGTCAGTACCCCTACATCGACCAGGGCGACGGGAACCACCTCCGGAACTCCGAGACGGTGTCGTACGAGGACGGCCTCGAGGGCGTCCGCCTCTACCCCGGCATCGAGGGGCCGGAGTTCCGGGTCAACCGGATCGTCAACGGGATCGACGACCTGGGCGCCAGCAACGTGCTGACCTGGGAGAACACCTACGAGTAA
- a CDS encoding flippase — translation MNRSIASGILSVVSAKVVVLVVTAVSTPLLYRFLGASGYGDYAFLLSVFAIYMIFVSSGITDGVRKYLAEDRSVPHWEAYVAGFYLRLAIWLAAVGTLVMVAAAEFGYVALAFGDGLASYFYVLAILVVTAQFRDFARKTLMGFGLERYSEPLKILDKVGFVAVAIPLVYAGFGVTGALLGHIVASALVAVVGLALVHRRISLVSVFSHPSTGFPRKRMLTFNSMSIVLVLLLMSLYHVDILMLQQFRESAEVGNYRAALQLAEFLWFVPLALQTVFVHSTSELWSRGRTRKITELASRTTRYAFLLTAVMAVGLAALADVAVPLYFGPEAEPAIEPLLLLLPGALGFALARPILAVSQGNGTLRYPVVATGVAAGINVVLNALLIPSYGMRGAAVATSVGYGSMFVLHCWSARLVGFDPLADARLARTVLTTALSAVPIVALAAAIENPWLALTVVPPVGLALFVTVALLVGALDPTEPLEVLAAFPDPVGSAAAGLQARLEGVGGTASGNWLQILLFVAGLVLLVAGLVVGLLGIDAGTVLA, via the coding sequence ATGAACAGGAGCATCGCCAGTGGCATCCTCTCGGTCGTCAGCGCGAAGGTCGTCGTGTTGGTCGTGACCGCCGTCTCGACGCCGCTCCTGTACCGGTTCCTCGGCGCGTCGGGATACGGGGACTACGCGTTCCTGCTGTCGGTGTTCGCCATCTACATGATCTTCGTCAGCTCCGGGATCACCGACGGCGTCCGGAAGTACCTCGCGGAGGATCGCTCCGTCCCCCACTGGGAGGCGTACGTCGCCGGCTTCTACCTGCGGTTGGCGATCTGGCTCGCGGCCGTCGGGACGCTCGTCATGGTCGCCGCCGCCGAGTTCGGCTACGTCGCCCTCGCGTTCGGCGATGGACTGGCGTCGTACTTCTACGTGCTCGCGATCCTCGTGGTCACGGCCCAGTTCCGTGACTTCGCCCGGAAGACGCTGATGGGGTTCGGCCTCGAGCGGTACTCGGAACCGCTGAAGATCCTCGACAAGGTCGGCTTCGTCGCGGTCGCGATCCCGCTCGTCTACGCCGGGTTCGGCGTGACGGGCGCGCTGCTCGGCCACATCGTCGCGAGCGCGCTCGTCGCCGTCGTCGGGCTGGCGCTGGTCCACCGCCGGATCTCGCTGGTTTCGGTGTTCTCACACCCGAGCACGGGGTTCCCGCGAAAGCGGATGCTGACGTTCAACTCGATGAGCATCGTCCTCGTGCTCCTTCTGATGTCGCTGTACCACGTCGACATCCTGATGCTCCAGCAGTTCCGGGAGAGCGCGGAGGTGGGCAACTACCGGGCCGCCCTCCAGCTCGCGGAGTTCCTCTGGTTCGTCCCGCTGGCGCTGCAGACGGTGTTCGTCCACTCGACCTCCGAACTGTGGTCCCGGGGCCGCACCCGGAAGATCACGGAACTCGCCTCCCGCACGACCCGGTACGCGTTCCTCCTGACCGCCGTCATGGCGGTCGGCCTCGCGGCCCTCGCCGACGTCGCCGTTCCCCTCTACTTCGGCCCCGAGGCCGAGCCGGCGATCGAGCCGCTCCTGCTTCTGTTGCCCGGCGCGCTCGGGTTCGCGCTCGCCAGGCCGATCCTCGCCGTCTCCCAGGGGAACGGGACGCTCCGGTACCCGGTCGTCGCCACCGGCGTCGCGGCGGGGATCAACGTCGTCCTGAACGCGTTGCTGATCCCGTCCTACGGCATGCGAGGCGCCGCGGTCGCGACCAGCGTCGGCTACGGCTCGATGTTCGTCCTCCACTGCTGGAGCGCCCGGCTCGTCGGGTTCGATCCCCTGGCCGACGCACGCCTGGCACGGACAGTACTGACGACGGCCCTCTCCGCCGTCCCCATCGTCGCGCTGGCGGCAGCGATCGAGAACCCGTGGCTCGCCCTGACCGTCGTCCCGCCGGTCGGTCTGGCGCTTTTCGTCACGGTCGCGCTACTCGTCGGCGCACTCGACCCGACCGAACCGCTCGAGGTGCTGGCGGCGTTCCCGGACCCCGTCGGTTCGGCGGCGGCCGGACTGCAGGCCCGCCTCGAGGGGGTCGGGGGTACCGCCTCGGGCAACTGGCTCCAGATCCTGCTGTTCGTCGCGGGCCTCGTCCTGCTGGTTGCGGGGCTCGTCGTCGGCCTTCTGGGAATCGACGCGGGAACGGTACTGGCGTAG